A section of the Thermodesulfobacteriota bacterium genome encodes:
- a CDS encoding AMP-binding protein — protein MPDIYIHIGEILARNGRMYPDDVALVERVPAEKRRRQITWSEFDRLANKFANILVSKGVKKGDRVVHFMMNSLEWLICYFGIIRTGAWVAPLNFRFTAEDVKYCCDVAEPSVIVFDEEFTPRIEAILDKLPTVKSYICVGKSAPPFAELYEKLMSEASHTPLATEITYSDPCGLYFTSGTTGKPKPILLTHKNMVSSCITENVRQRMTKNDVFVLIPPLYHTGAKMHWFGAFIVGGRGVLLKGVAPEWILEAISEEGGTVLFLLVPWAQDILLKLDKGEIKLSDYKLDQWRLMYIGAQPVPPALIQHWKRYFPNMEYNTVYGLSEATGPGCIYLSSDALHKIGSIGKPGFNWEARIVDENGNDVKRGEVGELIVRGDGVMREYYKNPEATASTIRNGWLFTGDMARQDEDGFIWLVDRKKDIIITGGENVFPVEIENFLHTHPAVKDVAAIGIPDERLGEVVAVVIDPVPGKEVTEEEILRFCEALPRYKRPRKVFFGEVPRNPTGKIEKPKLRKKYTGIEEAFKI, from the coding sequence ATGCCTGATATTTACATTCATATAGGCGAAATCCTCGCAAGAAACGGTAGGATGTACCCAGATGATGTTGCCCTTGTAGAAAGAGTGCCGGCTGAAAAGAGACGTAGGCAGATAACTTGGTCTGAGTTTGACAGGCTAGCGAATAAATTTGCAAACATTCTGGTTTCAAAAGGGGTGAAAAAGGGTGATAGAGTAGTCCATTTTATGATGAATTCGCTCGAATGGCTCATATGCTACTTTGGAATTATAAGAACAGGTGCATGGGTTGCGCCGCTTAACTTCCGTTTTACTGCAGAAGACGTAAAATACTGCTGTGATGTCGCCGAACCTAGTGTTATAGTCTTCGACGAAGAGTTCACCCCGCGAATAGAAGCGATTCTAGATAAATTGCCCACTGTGAAGAGCTACATCTGTGTAGGAAAATCAGCTCCTCCCTTCGCGGAGTTGTACGAAAAATTGATGAGCGAGGCGTCTCATACGCCTCTTGCAACGGAAATCACCTATAGCGATCCCTGCGGTCTCTATTTCACGTCGGGAACAACGGGAAAGCCAAAACCTATACTTCTCACTCACAAGAACATGGTCTCCTCTTGTATCACTGAAAACGTAAGACAGAGAATGACAAAAAATGATGTATTTGTGCTTATTCCTCCCCTTTACCACACAGGTGCGAAGATGCATTGGTTCGGCGCATTCATAGTGGGGGGTAGGGGCGTTCTGCTTAAAGGTGTAGCGCCCGAATGGATTTTAGAGGCGATAAGCGAGGAAGGTGGGACCGTACTTTTTCTTCTTGTACCTTGGGCTCAAGATATCCTTCTTAAGCTCGATAAAGGTGAGATAAAGCTATCCGACTATAAGTTGGATCAGTGGAGACTCATGTACATAGGGGCCCAGCCTGTGCCTCCTGCTCTTATCCAGCATTGGAAGCGATATTTTCCAAACATGGAGTATAACACGGTTTATGGTTTGAGCGAAGCGACAGGACCAGGATGCATATACTTGAGTTCCGATGCCCTACATAAGATAGGCTCCATAGGAAAACCGGGTTTTAACTGGGAGGCAAGGATCGTTGATGAAAATGGAAACGATGTAAAAAGAGGAGAAGTTGGCGAACTAATAGTGAGGGGCGACGGGGTGATGAGGGAATACTATAAAAATCCGGAGGCGACAGCGAGTACCATCCGGAACGGGTGGCTTTTCACAGGGGATATGGCAAGGCAGGACGAAGATGGATTTATATGGCTTGTGGACAGAAAAAAGGACATAATAATCACAGGAGGGGAAAACGTTTTTCCGGTTGAAATAGAGAACTTTCTACACACCCATCCTGCAGTAAAAGATGTAGCCGCGATAGGAATTCCGGATGAGAGATTGGGAGAAGTAGTTGCGGTCGTTATAGATCCGGTGCCGGGCAAAGAGGTGACAGAGGAGGAAATCCTTAGATTCTGCGAAGCGCTTCCGAGATATAAAAGACCGAGGAAAGTCTTCTTTGGTGAGGTTCCGAGAAACCCAACTGGGAAAATAGAGAAGCCAAAGCTTCGAAAAAAGTACACCGGTATCGAGGAGGCATTTAAAATATAA
- the rnc gene encoding ribonuclease III → MDRISELEETIKYSFKSKELLFAALTHASYSSDLEKRIVNEKLEFLGDAVLNAVITFMLYEKFKERDEGFLSNARSYLVRRETLTEIGKDLNLERFIRCEETISPSDSKVISNIVEALIGAIYLDGGIRKVRSVIRRLFSPYFDEERLKQKNPKNLLQEYSQKQYGVLPRYRCVKRKKGGFSVTCKIGNELRAKGFGRTKKEAEMNAAQNVLKLVLGN, encoded by the coding sequence ATGGACAGAATATCTGAGCTGGAAGAAACGATAAAGTACTCTTTCAAAAGTAAAGAGCTCCTCTTTGCGGCTCTGACACACGCTTCTTACTCGTCAGATCTTGAAAAGAGGATAGTAAATGAAAAGCTTGAATTTCTGGGGGATGCTGTTCTAAATGCTGTTATCACATTTATGCTTTACGAAAAGTTTAAGGAAAGGGATGAAGGATTTTTGAGTAACGCGAGATCATACCTTGTGAGGAGAGAAACCTTAACTGAGATAGGTAAAGATTTGAACCTGGAAAGATTCATAAGATGTGAGGAAACTATATCTCCCTCCGATTCGAAGGTCATATCTAACATTGTTGAGGCACTTATCGGAGCCATTTACTTAGATGGGGGGATAAGAAAGGTAAGATCTGTTATAAGGCGGTTATTCTCGCCATATTTCGATGAAGAAAGATTGAAGCAAAAAAACCCTAAAAACCTCTTACAGGAATATTCACAGAAACAATACGGAGTACTCCCAAGATACCGATGTGTCAAAAGAAAAAAGGGTGGGTTTTCAGTAACGTGCAAAATAGGAAACGAGTTGAGAGCAAAAGGTTTCGGACGAACAAAAAAAGAAGCGGAGATGAACGCTGCCCAGAATGTCCTAAAGCTTGTACTCGGTAACTGA
- a CDS encoding amidohydrolase family protein, which produces MSSKIFDFHTHIFPEEIIRKKEMIMEREPAFSLLYGKKNSKLVSLEGLTSYMDEEGISVAAILSFPFKDKGLLNLCNDYIVSVSKDRRFLPFIMLDLNDEKWSQNEVERCFSAGAVGIGEVASYDREFGVNDFKLLDSIAPFLREKKAILVLHVNEPVGHNYAGKTSVNFNSLYKFIERNRDLKIILAHMGGGICFYEFMPEVKELFQNVFYDMSATPYLYTDEVYSFIANYISEKVIFGSDFPLLRYSRYVDGLRKIREEKRQLVLFKNAQRLLASVTEYKL; this is translated from the coding sequence GTGAGTTCAAAAATATTTGATTTTCACACTCATATCTTTCCGGAAGAGATCATCAGAAAAAAAGAGATGATAATGGAAAGAGAACCTGCTTTTTCGCTCCTTTACGGCAAAAAAAATTCAAAGCTTGTAAGCCTTGAAGGCCTCACAAGCTACATGGATGAGGAAGGTATCTCAGTAGCCGCCATACTTTCTTTTCCATTTAAGGATAAAGGACTTTTAAACCTTTGCAACGACTACATAGTTTCGGTCTCAAAAGACAGGAGATTTTTACCGTTTATAATGCTCGATCTGAATGACGAGAAGTGGTCGCAAAACGAAGTAGAGAGATGTTTTTCTGCGGGTGCCGTAGGAATTGGGGAAGTTGCTTCTTACGACAGAGAGTTTGGAGTAAATGATTTTAAATTACTCGATTCCATCGCTCCTTTCTTAAGAGAAAAGAAAGCCATCTTGGTGCTCCACGTAAATGAACCCGTAGGGCATAATTATGCGGGAAAAACGTCCGTCAATTTCAACTCTCTTTACAAGTTCATTGAAAGAAACAGAGATCTTAAAATTATTTTGGCCCATATGGGAGGTGGAATCTGCTTCTACGAATTTATGCCAGAGGTAAAAGAACTCTTCCAGAATGTCTTTTACGATATGTCTGCTACTCCTTACCTTTACACCGACGAGGTATATTCCTTTATTGCCAACTATATTTCAGAGAAGGTTATTTTCGGATCAGACTTTCCTTTGCTTAGGTACTCACGGTATGTGGACGGTCTTCGTAAGATACGCGAAGAAAAACGGCAACTCGTTCTTTTTAAAAACGCCCAAAGACTTTTGGCGTCAGTTACCGAGTACAAGCTTTAG
- a CDS encoding DUF72 domain-containing protein: MPKILIGSSGFNYFGWRKRFYPEDLPQRKWLEYYSGVFKTVELNVTFYRLPKESTFKRWYKETPNDFSFAVKGSRLITHMKRLSDIEEPLRAFFNNASALGEKLEITLWQFPPGFPLDLKKLEIFIKLLSSFNVRAAFEFRHPSWINDDVRNLLEENNFSFCSADWPPFLEEVPLTADYIYIRRHGHGGNYATCYTDEEIMADAEKIKEYANRSKDVYVYFNNDAYAYSVQNAKQLIEILRSHNLI; encoded by the coding sequence ATGCCTAAGATACTAATCGGTTCGAGCGGCTTTAACTATTTCGGATGGAGAAAGAGATTCTACCCTGAAGATTTGCCACAGCGAAAATGGCTGGAGTATTACTCGGGTGTTTTTAAGACAGTCGAGCTGAATGTCACCTTTTATCGGCTTCCCAAAGAATCGACGTTCAAAAGATGGTATAAAGAAACTCCGAATGATTTTTCCTTTGCCGTCAAAGGAAGCCGCCTCATCACTCATATGAAAAGACTCTCCGATATTGAGGAACCACTTCGGGCGTTTTTCAATAACGCCTCAGCCCTTGGTGAAAAACTCGAAATCACACTCTGGCAGTTTCCTCCCGGATTTCCGCTTGACTTAAAAAAGCTAGAAATTTTCATAAAACTACTCTCTTCCTTCAACGTGAGAGCAGCTTTTGAATTTAGGCATCCGTCCTGGATAAACGACGATGTAAGAAACCTGCTCGAAGAAAACAATTTCAGTTTTTGCAGCGCCGACTGGCCACCGTTTCTTGAAGAAGTCCCATTGACGGCAGACTACATTTATATCCGGAGACATGGTCATGGTGGCAATTACGCAACATGTTACACAGATGAAGAGATAATGGCAGATGCAGAAAAAATAAAAGAATATGCGAACCGCTCTAAGGATGTTTACGTTTACTTTAATAACGATGCTTACGCGTATAGCGTTCAAAACGCAAAACAGTTAATAGAGATCCTACGGTCACATAATTTGATTTAG
- a CDS encoding VacB/RNase II family 3'-5' exoribonuclease, translated as MLYTSDRKKSITRIRNIKRRSKKLKRHKTEKKTNKIFTEHSFSPQEKKRETITGFIKKVGSTYTLESDAKPYASYVILKSKEKLIEEALAVARKLDRGCEITKVFPAISTLNQIKEFVIAKYGLPRRFGKNVEDEIKLLERKVSTKNRIDLTHIRHVTIDGENAKDFDDAVYVEKTDGHYRLYVSIADVGSYVPKGSALDKEANMRGMSVYFPDSVIPMLPAALSDDLCSLKPKKNRLCFSVIMELDKKGNVKRTRFEKSVIRSVKRLTYEEVELAIIEKDKQVRKRLKGILKDLELMKELTEVLLERRSERGSLDFDLPEPEIIIDLKGAVKNILRSKRLFSHRIIEEFMILANRTVAEFLERKKIAVLFRVHEEPEHEKLRVFEKFCKSFGIPLHRNKNGIKRLQAILESAKNKFYEFILNRLLLRSMKQAKYSAVNRGHYGLGLVSYLHFTSPIRRYPDLVCHRILEAVISGKKSPYTYEELDSMASYLSERERIIMEIEREIEDRVRILFMKDNLGEEYSGIITHIAPFGFFVELFDVFVEGVVLFSDMVDDHYEVKREGTVFAGKRRKKIFTLGDIVRVKVVSADVERKVLRFVLTGKN; from the coding sequence ATGTTATATACGTCGGATAGGAAAAAATCGATCACGAGGATTCGAAATATTAAGCGTAGATCTAAGAAATTAAAGAGACATAAAACAGAGAAAAAGACAAATAAAATCTTTACCGAACACTCTTTTTCTCCCCAGGAAAAAAAGAGAGAGACCATAACAGGTTTCATAAAAAAGGTCGGAAGTACATACACACTTGAGTCGGATGCGAAGCCGTACGCTTCGTATGTCATCTTAAAAAGTAAAGAAAAACTCATAGAGGAAGCTTTGGCGGTGGCAAGAAAACTAGATCGGGGATGTGAAATTACAAAGGTATTTCCCGCCATTTCAACACTCAATCAGATTAAAGAATTTGTAATTGCCAAATATGGGCTTCCAAGAAGGTTCGGAAAGAACGTAGAAGATGAGATAAAGCTTCTCGAAAGAAAAGTATCCACGAAGAATCGGATAGATCTTACGCACATAAGGCACGTCACAATTGACGGTGAGAATGCCAAAGATTTCGACGACGCGGTGTACGTTGAAAAAACTGACGGACATTACAGGCTCTACGTATCAATAGCGGATGTAGGAAGCTATGTCCCAAAAGGGTCGGCTCTGGACAAAGAAGCAAACATGCGTGGTATGAGCGTGTACTTTCCTGACTCAGTCATTCCCATGCTGCCTGCCGCCTTATCAGACGATCTATGCAGTTTAAAACCAAAAAAAAATAGACTCTGCTTCTCAGTGATAATGGAACTCGATAAAAAAGGTAACGTGAAAAGGACAAGATTTGAGAAATCGGTAATCAGAAGCGTAAAAAGGCTCACGTATGAAGAAGTGGAACTTGCGATCATAGAGAAAGACAAACAAGTGAGGAAAAGACTCAAAGGCATACTTAAAGATCTCGAATTGATGAAAGAACTGACTGAAGTTTTGTTAGAGAGAAGATCCGAAAGGGGTAGTCTTGATTTCGATCTTCCTGAACCTGAAATCATAATCGATCTTAAAGGTGCCGTGAAAAACATTTTACGGTCTAAGAGACTCTTTTCACACAGGATAATAGAAGAATTCATGATTTTAGCAAACAGAACTGTCGCAGAGTTTCTCGAAAGAAAAAAAATTGCTGTTCTCTTTAGAGTACACGAGGAGCCGGAACATGAAAAACTGAGGGTTTTTGAAAAGTTTTGTAAATCCTTTGGAATTCCTCTTCATCGGAACAAAAATGGTATAAAGCGGCTTCAAGCGATTTTGGAGAGTGCGAAAAACAAGTTCTACGAGTTTATTCTAAATAGGCTGCTACTTAGATCTATGAAGCAGGCGAAGTACAGTGCCGTAAACAGAGGCCATTATGGGTTAGGTCTTGTAAGTTACCTCCACTTTACATCACCCATAAGAAGGTATCCTGACCTTGTCTGTCATAGGATCTTAGAGGCAGTCATTTCCGGTAAAAAGAGTCCATACACGTACGAAGAACTTGACAGTATGGCAAGTTATCTTTCAGAAAGGGAAAGGATCATAATGGAAATAGAACGGGAAATAGAAGACAGGGTAAGAATTCTCTTTATGAAGGACAATTTGGGCGAGGAGTATTCTGGTATTATAACGCACATAGCTCCTTTCGGTTTTTTCGTCGAGCTCTTTGATGTATTCGTGGAAGGGGTGGTATTATTCTCTGACATGGTAGACGACCACTACGAGGTCAAAAGAGAAGGCACAGTATTTGCGGGAAAAAGGAGGAAAAAAATCTTCACTCTGGGTGATATTGTGAGGGTCAAAGTTGTCAGTGCAGACGTGGAAAGAAAAGTTTTGAGGTTTGTGCTTACTGGAAAAAATTAA
- a CDS encoding ABC transporter ATP-binding protein, producing MIEAENLTKTYGRISALNGVSFRIRSGEIYGLLGPNGAGKTTIIKILTTVSKPDYGRATIFGFDVVKSPEKVKSLISCVPQENNLDRELTVYENLLIYGMLHKVKNLKAKVEEALERFDLKERKNDHVSQLSGGMQRRLLLIRALISDPKILFLDEPTTGLDPQIRRQIWDLIRRAKLEGRTVILTTHYIEEADTLCDRVGILNRGRLIAEGSPWELKRTVGNFVLEKLDGDGRLIQQIFRTEEEAYANAKKLGPPFTVRQSNLEDVFIKLTGERID from the coding sequence GTGATCGAGGCGGAAAACCTAACAAAAACTTACGGAAGGATATCTGCATTAAATGGGGTTTCTTTCAGAATCCGAAGCGGTGAAATTTATGGACTTTTGGGACCCAACGGCGCCGGAAAAACGACCATAATAAAAATCCTTACGACTGTCTCTAAACCGGATTACGGAAGAGCAACTATCTTCGGTTTTGACGTAGTCAAATCCCCAGAAAAGGTAAAAAGCCTCATCTCGTGTGTCCCACAAGAGAATAACCTCGACAGGGAACTTACCGTGTACGAGAACCTCTTGATATACGGTATGCTTCATAAGGTTAAAAATTTAAAAGCTAAGGTGGAAGAAGCATTAGAGCGGTTCGACCTCAAGGAGAGAAAAAATGATCACGTTTCCCAACTTTCGGGAGGTATGCAGAGAAGGCTTCTTTTGATTAGAGCTCTTATTTCTGACCCGAAGATTTTATTCCTTGACGAACCAACAACAGGACTTGATCCACAAATAAGAAGGCAGATATGGGATTTAATAAGAAGAGCCAAGTTGGAAGGAAGGACAGTTATTCTCACCACCCACTACATAGAAGAGGCAGACACTTTATGTGACAGGGTCGGAATTTTAAATAGAGGACGCCTAATTGCGGAAGGGAGTCCTTGGGAGCTAAAGCGTACCGTAGGAAATTTCGTATTAGAGAAACTCGACGGTGACGGTAGACTCATCCAACAAATTTTCAGGACTGAGGAAGAAGCTTACGCAAATGCGAAAAAGTTGGGTCCACCGTTTACTGTCAGACAGTCGAACCTTGAAGACGTCTTTATCAAACTCACTGGGGAGAGAATAGATTGA
- a CDS encoding bacteriohemerythrin, which yields MPFIEWTDKNKTNVKICDEQHKKLFQLVNDLFDAMKEGKAKEIMGKILGELIHYTAYHFSTEEKLMEQYGFPGLFWHRKEHLELAEKAKNLKD from the coding sequence ATGCCATTCATCGAGTGGACAGATAAAAACAAAACCAATGTCAAAATCTGTGACGAACAGCACAAGAAGCTATTTCAGTTGGTGAATGATCTCTTTGATGCCATGAAGGAAGGAAAAGCGAAGGAGATTATGGGAAAGATTTTGGGAGAGCTAATCCACTATACGGCATATCATTTTTCAACAGAGGAGAAACTCATGGAACAGTACGGATTTCCAGGACTTTTCTGGCATAGAAAAGAACATTTGGAATTGGCCGAGAAGGCAAAGAATTTAAAAGAC
- a CDS encoding ABC transporter permease, whose protein sequence is MSWYPIFLREMIIFRRRLLRLGYIFSTLIVPIIYLFAFGLGIGRSFRISEYDYLGFLIPGLCALSSMNNSYTWVANGINFNRLYSKGFQMLIQSPISPTSIVLGHVFSGVVKGLFAASLIIVVGYLTGGIRGLSWLFCFALIVNSFMFASLGVIVGMITKSHEDTATYSNFLIIPMGFFSGTFFPVDKVPAIFKPALYVMPLTHTNILIRKDCLDISGLLSFGTILLYTLFFFLVAVKLVRDYSE, encoded by the coding sequence TTGAGCTGGTACCCCATATTCTTAAGGGAGATGATTATCTTTAGAAGGCGGCTTTTGCGTCTCGGATACATCTTTTCTACTCTCATAGTTCCCATTATCTATCTTTTTGCTTTCGGTCTTGGTATAGGAAGGAGTTTTAGAATCAGTGAATATGACTATTTAGGTTTTTTAATACCCGGGCTTTGCGCTCTAAGTTCCATGAATAACTCTTACACTTGGGTAGCAAATGGCATAAATTTTAATAGGCTCTATAGCAAGGGATTTCAAATGCTTATACAGTCACCAATAAGTCCCACATCCATCGTTCTGGGTCACGTTTTTTCAGGCGTTGTCAAAGGGCTCTTCGCCGCCTCTCTCATAATCGTTGTAGGCTATCTTACTGGTGGTATCCGTGGATTGAGTTGGTTATTCTGTTTTGCTCTCATCGTGAACTCTTTTATGTTTGCAAGCCTCGGCGTAATAGTCGGTATGATCACGAAATCCCACGAAGATACGGCGACTTACTCGAACTTTCTCATAATTCCGATGGGCTTTTTTTCAGGAACGTTTTTTCCTGTTGATAAAGTCCCCGCAATCTTTAAACCCGCATTATACGTTATGCCTCTCACCCACACAAACATACTTATCCGGAAAGACTGTTTGGATATTTCGGGACTTCTCTCTTTCGGTACGATTCTCCTTTACACCTTGTTTTTCTTCTTGGTGGCTGTAAAACTTGTGAGGGACTACTCTGAGTGA
- a CDS encoding TRAP transporter fused permease subunit encodes MQPFLGHLLPEPFYCHSLGVSKTISKLAIALESGIYQFLPISTNYIFLFAVFGCLLQALGGTDFFMECARLISRKLRGGPAMMAVVSSAMVGTVTGSGAANVLITGTFTIPLMKKHGYTPEQAGAIEAAAVSGGQIMPPIMGMVAFGMAGLTGIPYTYICIMAVIPALIYFFNCGMYVYLLSGKLQIGKAVSGPAISKKKLFLSSLWFLVPFTVIVALLAAGRTVMFVAFWANVSLILLAVLTKKSLTALFKGLVEGAIAGAGIASSVAAVGMIATTFTTSGLGVKMASGIEVWSGGSLFFALLIIWAVCIILGMVGLSLTAYIIVSLFAVPPLVKVGVPFEIAHFFVMYVAVFAFLTPPVAVVALIAARVAQANYIRTAMEAVKTAFAAYILPFAFPYCRLLLLRPVDLKAEILEVLSLVVGLFSLQVAFVGHFIRKCDLLQRAFALTASSLFCMLLFFDKYMLLIPAFALLGINLWLNLRVSNTT; translated from the coding sequence ATCCAACCGTTTCTCGGACATCTTCTTCCAGAGCCGTTTTACTGTCATTCTCTTGGAGTGTCTAAGACCATTTCCAAACTGGCCATAGCTTTGGAAAGTGGAATATACCAATTTCTCCCTATCTCGACTAATTACATTTTTCTTTTCGCCGTCTTCGGATGTCTCTTGCAAGCTCTCGGTGGAACAGACTTCTTCATGGAGTGTGCTCGGCTCATTTCGCGGAAGCTCAGGGGTGGACCGGCGATGATGGCTGTTGTCAGTAGCGCTATGGTAGGGACGGTCACTGGAAGCGGAGCTGCAAATGTTCTGATCACCGGCACGTTTACAATACCGCTTATGAAGAAACACGGATACACACCTGAGCAGGCAGGCGCTATTGAGGCTGCCGCGGTAAGCGGCGGACAAATAATGCCACCTATCATGGGCATGGTGGCCTTCGGGATGGCGGGACTAACAGGAATCCCCTACACTTACATATGCATAATGGCAGTGATTCCGGCCCTTATTTACTTTTTTAACTGTGGCATGTACGTATACCTCCTCTCCGGCAAACTCCAGATTGGAAAAGCAGTTTCAGGTCCGGCTATTTCGAAGAAGAAGCTATTTTTGTCGTCACTCTGGTTTCTGGTACCCTTTACCGTGATAGTTGCGCTTCTTGCCGCAGGACGTACTGTCATGTTTGTTGCCTTTTGGGCGAATGTGTCTTTGATATTACTTGCTGTTCTTACTAAAAAGAGTCTTACAGCACTTTTTAAAGGACTGGTAGAGGGTGCCATAGCAGGTGCGGGCATTGCGTCATCCGTTGCGGCCGTTGGCATGATAGCAACAACTTTCACCACGAGCGGTCTAGGTGTAAAAATGGCGTCAGGAATTGAAGTTTGGTCAGGCGGTAGTCTTTTTTTCGCCCTTTTGATAATTTGGGCAGTATGCATAATTCTCGGCATGGTTGGACTTTCCCTTACCGCCTACATCATAGTTTCCCTTTTCGCTGTGCCTCCCTTGGTGAAAGTTGGGGTTCCTTTCGAGATAGCACATTTTTTTGTCATGTATGTTGCTGTTTTTGCCTTTTTAACCCCGCCCGTTGCCGTTGTGGCCTTGATCGCAGCTAGAGTAGCTCAAGCAAATTACATAAGAACCGCTATGGAAGCCGTAAAGACTGCTTTTGCTGCCTACATTTTGCCCTTTGCTTTTCCGTACTGTCGCCTTCTGCTGCTTAGGCCTGTGGATCTTAAAGCTGAGATCTTAGAAGTCCTTTCCCTAGTTGTTGGACTTTTCAGTCTTCAAGTGGCATTCGTTGGACATTTTATTCGAAAATGTGATTTACTTCAGCGTGCCTTTGCTTTGACGGCTTCTTCGCTTTTCTGCATGCTACTTTTTTTTGACAAATATATGTTGCTAATTCCTGCATTTGCCCTTTTGGGTATCAACCTATGGCTCAATCTCCGTGTATCGAACACGACTTAA
- a CDS encoding DedA family protein: MEFLGAFFDFVLHIDKHLGSLIAQYGSWIYLLLFLIVFLETGFVVTPFLPGDSLLFACGTFCALGALDMEKVIILLSLAAIIGDTVNYWAGALLGPRVFRREDVRFLNKKHLERTQRFYEKYGGKTIVIARFVPIVRTFAPFVAGIGKMNYPKFLFYNVTGGVAWVVICTYLGYYFGNIPIVKSNFSLVILAIIIISLLPAIVEYVKIRFLAKAKEAHF, encoded by the coding sequence ATGGAATTTCTAGGAGCATTTTTTGACTTCGTTTTGCACATAGATAAACATCTCGGCTCCCTAATAGCCCAATACGGGTCCTGGATTTATCTTTTACTCTTCTTAATTGTCTTTTTGGAGACAGGCTTTGTAGTTACCCCTTTCTTGCCAGGAGACTCGTTGCTTTTTGCTTGCGGAACATTCTGTGCGTTGGGTGCCCTGGATATGGAAAAGGTTATAATCCTTCTATCTTTGGCTGCCATAATTGGTGACACGGTAAACTATTGGGCTGGTGCACTCCTTGGGCCAAGAGTTTTTAGACGAGAAGATGTGCGATTTTTAAACAAAAAACATCTCGAAAGAACCCAAAGATTTTACGAAAAGTACGGTGGAAAGACGATTGTTATCGCCCGCTTTGTTCCAATTGTTCGCACTTTTGCTCCGTTTGTTGCTGGAATCGGAAAAATGAACTACCCGAAGTTCCTCTTCTACAATGTGACGGGAGGAGTTGCTTGGGTTGTAATTTGCACCTACCTTGGTTACTATTTCGGAAACATACCCATTGTCAAATCCAATTTTTCGCTTGTCATCCTAGCAATCATCATTATCTCTCTTCTTCCGGCAATCGTCGAGTACGTAAAGATCAGGTTTTTGGCAAAGGCAAAGGAAGCTCATTTTTAG